From Plasmodium brasilianum strain Bolivian I chromosome 5, whole genome shotgun sequence, the proteins below share one genomic window:
- a CDS encoding high mobility group protein B2 translates to MATKTQKKVLKKQNKKKKKDPLAPKRALSAYMFYVKDKRLEIIKERPELAKDVAQVGKLVGEAWGQLSPAQKSPYEKKAQLDKVRYSKEIEEYRKKNKE, encoded by the coding sequence ATGGCAACGAAAACTCAAAagaaagttttaaaaaaacagaataaaaaaaagaaaaaagatcCATTAGCTCCAAAGAGGGCCTTGTCAGCATATATGTTTTACGTTAAGGACAAAAgattagaaataataaaagaaagacCAGAATTAGCAAAGGATGTAGCACAAGTAGGGAAGTTGGTAGGTGAAGCTTGGGGTCAACTAAGTCCAGCTCAGAAGTCACCATATGAGAAGAAGGCGCAGTTAGATAAAGTTCGTTACTCTaaagaaatagaagaatatagaaaaaaaaacaaagaataa